The nucleotide window GGCGTTGGTGGTACCTCATCACCGCCCTCTTGATCGTCACTATCTTCAGCATCGTTgtaatcatcttcatcgtgATCCCCCTCtctattttcatcatcatcgtcttcttcttcttcctcatcagAAGTATCATGATTCAGTTTCCCTAAAGCACCTAATCTTCTTTGTCTCTCGAACGGCGTTTCGGGTTCATCACCTGGCTCAAATTCAGAATCATATTCCTCtccctcttcttcttcttcagatgTATGGTTGTGACGACGTGTTGGGAAATTCTCATCATCACTGCCATTCCCATATCCACTGGctccatcatcatctgagTAATCCTCTTCGCCTTCTGATATGGACGAATACATTTGTGTTGGAACTGGGGTTAACGGCCTTGGTTGACGTTGTTTCGTTGTATCAATATGAAGGTTTGGTTTTATATGAATTGGTGGACTTGGACTGCGTGGAGATGTGGCCGCTACGGAGGATGATGCACGACTTCTTAATCCAACTGCATTTAAGGCCTTCGTAACAACATTATTCCCGCTTACACTACTACTCCTTTCGGTACTAACAGAGTCTCTATGATCAGTAGTACCCTCCTTCCTATTCTTATCAGGATGGTGTGGATTAATCTTATATCTTCTCAACACTtcaccatcttcattttcaataatcaGATGGTTATCCATCTTGTATGCACGATACTTCATATGTTTATCACTGCCTTGAGATATAACCTGTCTAAGCTTTTCGGGTGGTGACAATATCCTCTTCAAATTGTGTAAGCTATTAGAGGACTCACGACTTACTGTACTAGCCAAACTGAAGTTATGGCTATCAGCACCGACACTTTCCTCCTCGTCTCTTGGTGGCCTATCAAGATCAGCTTCATTAATAACTTCACCTTGACgattttcaataataatttgattaCCAGATTGATACGCAACATGACCTTCCTCTTCCCTTTTCCTCAGTTCTTGGCgtctttcctcttcttcagatgtcattaaagatgaaaattcCTCCTCACTAGAATTGGATTTATTAGATGGTTCTGATTCTTGTTTTTCTTGGTCATTAGTACTACCACTACTTCCTTCAATCACGTTTTGAGAATTGATTGATGATGCAACTTCATCATGCATGGGCAATtgtaattcattatcatctCTACTTAGTGCAAATGTAGCAGCTTGAGcttctttttctctttgtaATCTTTCCCTACCAagatcattcaattcatcatcatatcCACCATATAAATTACTAATATTTCTCTtatggaaaattttatctcttcttctttttcttctttcctttTGTTTTCTCTCTCTAACGTCCTTCTTACTCATACCACCAACTGCTCTTACACGAACACCACTTGTTTCCACAGTACTAGTTCTTGACATTGTAGTGGTACCTTGGGTAGGTTCTTTATGTGTATCCACTCTTTGTAACGAAAATGAACGACCTGATTTATCCAATGATGGTAATCTTTGCATCCATGAACTTTTCCCATTCCCATTTGTAGTATGCGTGGTAAATGTTTTCGTCAATGTAATGGTATTTAGATGACGGCCTAATGTAATGACGGCCACTGATGAACCATGAACAATAATGGAAGTTAATATGAAAAAACATGTGATGGGCCAAATAGTGGCAATCAGCTGATAATGTTTCGTTCCGGGTGCCGGAAGTGTCTTTAACGGAGTAGGTTCATCGGTGACACTTGCTTCTAATTCAGATCTGGCTAAAATTGCGGCAAATATTGCACCTACACCAATGGGCCCAAAATGGCCCACAAAGAGTGCTTCACGCCACGATTTTATATCAGGAATCAGTGGTTTTAATAGCATGACAGCTGGGATTCTACGAAGAAAAATAACGATAATTGCTAAAATAATCAACCTCCAAACATTCAGACCTAATTcaccattattaaattgtttCCATGGGATAATGGCAccaaaataaatgaaatatgCATAATTTAGTAATAAATCAATCACTGTAGAAACTTTACTCTCTTCTGTACTTTTGGCAAACCAGCCATCCCATGCAAAAGCAGCACCTGCCGCAAAGGAGACTAACAAATCATCTACACCTAATATGGAACCAAATCCTGCACAACAAAATGCTAAAACCACGTAAAATGCTAAGAACGATTCACGATCAATAATACTTTTCTCTTCTGCAAATCGAATGGCTCGACGGCCCACATAACCTATGAATACACCAAGTAGACAACCAAATATACATTCATAAAGTAAGGTCACACAGATCCAATCTTTTACAATTTCTCCTGCATTCCCTGGATGCAAAATTAAGTTCATagataaaaataagaagGGGAAAGCCATACCATCATTACAACCTGATTCTGCAGATaacaaatttcttaaatgtCCTGGAACTTTCTGTGCGAATTTACCTGAAACAACGGACTGTGCCAGGATGGGATCTGTAGCTGTAATACATGCAGATACTAGTAGACTATCTGCGAAATTCAAACCTGGAATTATAATCCATACGAAGAGCCCAATTATTAACCAACCGGTAGTCATCACTGGTAATAGTAGCATGGTAACTGAGAGCCAATGTTTCaacatatattttcttggaagTTCCACGGCCACGGCAAAGATTTGTAGACATAACACGATTCTGGTAATTTCTAACGTGATGGAATCAGAATTCCCCCATGTTAATGGGTTGAACCAATTCAAACATACTGGTCCGACGATTAATCCGAAGATCCCTGCAACTGTAGATTCACCAATGTATAACTTCTCCTTAACAAATAACGATATAAGGGAGAACACGGACGAAAACACACCGACACACGCGTATGCAACATGGGCTTTTGAGACTTCCAGTTGTTCCCAAACAGCCATAGAGGAACGTGTCTTTtatgtttttctttatagGACGATCTATCCTTGAGTTTGAAAATAGGAAAGGTCTGTGTCCTTATTGcttcaaattttcttaatatcCTTGCTTGGGGGTAGCAGGATCCGATATAGAAGTGTAATTAGCTATGTTGACCTCGTATAACGCAGGGGTTTGCGATGATGTCTTGTCTATGCTACTCTTTGTACTTGCAAGTTTTTTTCAGAGGGTCCTTTTCCTGGCCGATTGTATAATCAAACAAAAActaaaaatgaaaaaatgtTTGCGCCACATTGTTTTATTGTCAGCCCTAGGGTTGGATTTAGGCCTTGTTTTTTTAACAGAAGTAATAGAGACTGAATCTTGACGACTGTAAAGTAGGATCCACGACGTGGTACACTGATAGTTGGTACTCCAACATAGCCTTCTCGAGAAACTGGACCACCACGTCTTGGTCGCGTAAGTGAATCCCCACTATGCAATGGGCCTTCTCGGCGAAAAACTGCATCAGCGTCTTCAATGTTTTTAGAAAGGGATCAATTAGATATTCATTGTAAATGACGTCCATGGCAAGTATATAGACTATGTTGGAGATCGTTTTTGCCCTGAGTAAATCAGGATACTGTTCTGGGATTTTAAAGGTCTCCCAATCCAACGGCAGTACTTCTAGATTCACTTTCCTCATTTCACCGTCCTCAGGATCGTCTTGAGAAAGGCCTAATGAAGCGGAAACGCATTTCCTTCTATTTAATTGTAgtaaattttctttaatattgTGTTTCAACTTATTAAGGATTCCTCTCTGATCAGTACAGATATAGTTGTTCACAAAATTCGAAAGTAGAACAGGTAATATTCCAGAGATACCAGCTCCTAATTCAATGACTGTTATATGATTACTATTAATCTCCTTATCAGAAAGGTTAAGTAATGGCGGTATATACATTTTGAGATCGGATTTCTCGTCCTCAAGGTCAATTATAGAAACTTCAGACCCATCTCTCAATGGCTGGGCACCCTTATCATACAATAACCATTTCAAAAAGAATGGTGTGGTAGACCAAAGTACATACCCTGTAGTTGAATTATCATTGTCAACTTGGGAATGCAAACTTGTTAAGGATTGTTCTATtgtaaaattaaaatttggTAGTGATTTAGAATGATTTTTCTGTTTGCTCCTTCATTGTCTTTTCTCAGACGGTGGTGGACTTTCTATTTGCATGTTGGAAGGTTCGATGTCTATAGAAATGGTGGATGTTACTCGATCTTGTATACCCAAATCTTGAGGTAAATCATCTACGTGCGTTCCCAATTCTATGTATCTTTCAAATACATGCTCTTCAATGGTATCATCTGTGAGATGTAGCATGGAGAAAGACATGACTGGTGGTTTCTTGACAAGGTTGACTGATCCATTCACTGATAATCTCCACTTATAAATCAAGAAAtggatttttttttcacttttaAGCGCGCATACTTGGGCGGCTAACATTCATTACATGCAAAATTGCCATTCAAGACATAATATATAGTGTGTTGTATTAGACTACATAATCCTATCCATTCCTCAGACAAATACCTTGCGAGTCTGCCCATTCCTTGATGGTCATCTTATCCAGATGATCAATAAAGGGATCCAACTCAGTCAATCTTTTGAGGAGATGATCAACGGGGATTGCTTCAAAACAGTAAATTCTTTCCAGCAGAGTTGCATCCGTTTCTATCAATTCAGTTAAATGTGCAAAAATGGAAGCtttatttatcttttcaaattcttcattatctgtCATTCGAGAGGCAGCTTTCAAAGATTCGATCATTTCTGTCTTGGACCGTACTGGTTTTAACCCAATTTCTTTCATACtttctcttaatttttGTGCACTTTGAGATTCAATTATATCCGACTGTTGAATTTTCCTCATGGGACTCTTCATAGGTGAGATCGTGCcgttgttattattagcATGTAcctttaataaaatattctctGTACCACTTAAAGGTTCATCTTCTGAATCTGATACTATTATATTGTCCCTAttgtattgaaattgtttctCCAGacaattttcttcatactgtttcaattcatttttcgATATTATAAATCGTATCTGATCAGCTCCTGAGGTTTGTCCGCAATTCGCTATAATTGTAGATGGGTTTTCCAAATTAGTAGTACCAAGGATTGTTGACGTTCTCGTTGCTGGGACTTGAATAGTCTGTTCCGTTGGGGGCAAGGTTGGTGGCCTTACTGGTGAAATAAGACGTCCCACTGCCTTGAAAGATTCCTGTGTTAAATCAATGATTTCATCTTGTTGTGGTGAGGTCCCCGGTGTAGGAGACTGCGAAGGAAAGTTGATCGTCatcttattatcatcattcaTGTCAGAGTCAGAGGATGAAGACGCAGGTATATCAATCGGTATTATTGGTCCTGATATCTCATCAGCGCTGTCAGATACCACTGATATAGAGTCAAATAATATAGTGTGAGGTGGGTCTCGACAGGGTTTTAAGAAATCAGGATCATAGTCTAAATGAATAAGGTCGTTCACATCTACATCATCGCAGCTATCAGAAACAATCAGAACATCGTCTTTTTCAACGTCCTTCATAGGTTCATGCACATGAAtgtttaattcattatctgAGTTTTCATTTGCTTCACTGGAAGATATGACTGGGTCATCATTAATGGCtattatattttccttAATAGGGTGTTCATCTCCATCTGAACTCATTATGGGATCAATGACATTTGCATCTTGAGATAGGCATACATATTT belongs to Naumovozyma castellii chromosome 3, complete genome and includes:
- the SLX4 gene encoding Slx4p (ancestral locus Anc_8.330), with the protein product MDWKRAERNLKLLSELQDKDALNSPDMMAPALVGTQVPDMNMSSSSDESSDEKPTLPKETGTTENSTTNSILPGPELTPQIPNNQLGDNSLIRHNHTELTESIPNSQEIAEDVENRHIITKVTELPSDQIFLNTQLQSRLDEAEEESLLKSKLIHFKYSDHVEKTKVSPQKVTKRPSKRKSKTKNITQHSIEQFEKTRAQNLLKQLSGKHKKVRDIIRVQANTDKTTSQKRATTISSLEFDTYNECEWKYILGIVLQKFPDAKKHEMLDVFNYLYGDAIEVPSSESLWASSQLPPHMKSVDRHESKLSATSVNCLLADAGNENRSQMVNVLSLSQVMDDKSETSFHKYVCLSQDANVIDPIMSSDGDEHPIKENIIAINDDPVISSSEANENSDNELNIHVHEPMKDVEKDDVLIVSDSCDDVDVNDLIHLDYDPDFLKPCRDPPHTILFDSISVVSDSADEISGPIIPIDIPASSSSDSDMNDDNKMTINFPSQSPTPGTSPQQDEIIDLTQESFKAVGRLISPVRPPTLPPTEQTIQVPATRTSTILGTTNLENPSTIIANCGQTSGADQIRFIISKNELKQYEENCLEKQFQYNRDNIIVSDSEDEPLSGTENILLKVHANNNNGTISPMKSPMRKIQQSDIIESQSAQKLRESMKEIGLKPVRSKTEMIESLKAASRMTDNEEFEKINKASIFAHLTELIETDATLLERIYCFEAIPVDHLLKRLTELDPFIDHLDKMTIKEWADSQGICLRNG
- the NHA1 gene encoding Nha1p (ancestral locus Anc_8.341), producing MAVWEQLEVSKAHVAYACVGVFSSVFSLISLFVKEKLYIGESTVAGIFGLIVGPVCLNWFNPLTWGNSDSITLEITRIVLCLQIFAVAVELPRKYMLKHWLSVTMLLLPVMTTGWLIIGLFVWIIIPGLNFADSLLVSACITATDPILAQSVVSGKFAQKVPGHLRNLLSAESGCNDGMAFPFLFLSMNLILHPGNAGEIVKDWICVTLLYECIFGCLLGVFIGYVGRRAIRFAEEKSIIDRESFLAFYVVLAFCCAGFGSILGVDDLLVSFAAGAAFAWDGWFAKSTEESKVSTVIDLLLNYAYFIYFGAIIPWKQFNNGELGLNVWRLIILAIIVIFLRRIPAVMLLKPLIPDIKSWREALFVGHFGPIGVGAIFAAILARSELEASVTDEPTPLKTLPAPGTKHYQLIATIWPITCFFILTSIIVHGSSVAVITLGRHLNTITLTKTFTTHTTNGNGKSSWMQRLPSLDKSGRSFSLQRVDTHKEPTQGTTTMSRTSTVETSGVRVRAVGGMSKKDVRERKQKERRKRRRDKIFHKRNISNLYGGYDDELNDLGRERLQREKEAQAATFALSRDDNELQLPMHDEVASSINSQNVIEGSSGSTNDQEKQESEPSNKSNSSEEEFSSLMTSEEEERRQELRKREEEGHVAYQSGNQIIIENRQGEVINEADLDRPPRDEEESVGADSHNFSLASTVSRESSNSLHNLKRILSPPEKLRQVISQGSDKHMKYRAYKMDNHLIIENEDGEVLRRYKINPHHPDKNRKEGTTDHRDSVSTERSSSVSGNNVVTKALNAVGLRSRASSSVAATSPRSPSPPIHIKPNLHIDTTKQRQPRPLTPVPTQMYSSISEGEEDYSDDDGASGYGNGSDDENFPTRRHNHTSEEEEEGEEYDSEFEPGDEPETPFERQRRLGALGKLNHDTSDEEEEEDDDDENREGDHDEDDYNDAEDSDDQEGGDEVPPTPVIEHPVRARDRSASTTQKVVSTLSKTFHF
- the RKM5 gene encoding S-adenosylmethionine-dependent methyltransferase (ancestral locus Anc_8.339); protein product: MYIPPLLNLSDKEINSNHITVIELGAGISGILPVLLSNFVNNYICTDQRGILNKLKHNIKENLLQLNRRKCVSASLGLSQDDPEDGEMRKVNLEVLPLDWETFKIPEQYPDLLRAKTISNIVYILAMDVIYNEYLIDPFLKTLKTLMQFFAEKAHCIVGIHLRDQDVVVQFLEKAMLEYQLSVYHVVDPTLQSSRFSLYYFC